In Zygosaccharomyces rouxii strain CBS732 chromosome F complete sequence, a single window of DNA contains:
- the SPB4 gene encoding ATP-dependent RNA helicase SPB4 (highly similar to uniprot|P25808 Saccharomyces cerevisiae YFL002C SPB4 involved in the maturation of 25S ribosomal RNA ATP-dependent RNA helicase), which yields MSKTLSWDDCNYQVQPWIKAAIDVMGFDTMTPVQTSTIPMFARNKDVVVESVTGSGKTVAFVIPILEKIIAEEANTPNLKKGHFHSLIVTPTRELSNQIQSVIQSFLEHYPDDEHPIRSQLLVGTNQSSVRDDLANFLQNRPQILVGTPGRVLDFLQMSAVQTKSCSVLVLDEADRLLDLSFFGDIEKILKTLPKQRRTGLFSATIGSAGSQIFKTGLRNPVKITVSSKTKAPTSLGLFYTVIEPEAKIQQLLSIMNNYKFKKCIVYFPTCISVTYFYSFMQYLQRDKKLLDEEVEFFSLHGKLQTSSRQKTLDSFGKSFGKAVLFTTDVAARGIDIPDVDLVIQLDPPSDTTMFLHRCGRTGRANKEGRAITFLNKGREEDYIPFLEVKNVELKEMPLKIIDLPTKEPFYEIFKNWVLQDRARYDLGVRSYVAFIKNYMKHSASSIFRLQSLDYVGLAKMYGLFRLPRMPEINNYFQNDTIKDGWIIDQPIDMDKFAYMDKKRENKRLELLKNSNQINEKKREKMEAKQRNTSWSNKLQSKEEKSTRKAKMAMKREEIERQIADGSDSDEDVQEDWKETVMQNKRRKKNQSTAVTGSFDDL from the coding sequence ATGTCCAAAACACTGTCATGGGATGATTGTAATTATCAAGTTCAACCATGGATTAAAGCAGCCATAGATGTGATGGGATTTGATACGATGACTCCAGTGCAAACCTCAACTATACCTATGTTCGCCAGAAACAAAGACGTAGTGGTAGAATCTGTGACAGGATCAGGTAAAACAGTTGCTTTTGTGATTCCCAtattagaaaaaataatagcCGAAGAAGCAAATACACCCAACCTGAAGAAGGGTCATTTCCATTCACTTATAGTGACCCCAACGAGAGAATTATCTAATCAAATTCAATCCGTCATTCAAAGCTTTTTAGAACACTACcctgatgatgaacatCCAATTAGATCGCAGCTACTGGTAGGAACTAATCAGAGCTCAGTCAGAGAtgatttggcaaattttttACAGAATCGTCCTCAGATCCTAGTAGGTACGCCAGGTAGAGTACTCGATTTTTTACAGATGTCTGCTGTACAAACAAAATCATGCAGCGTTCTGGTATTAGACGAAGCTGATAGATTATTAGACTTAAGTTTCTTTGGTGATATAGAGAAAATTCTTAAAACTTTACCAAAGCAAAGGAGAACGGGTCTTTTCTCTGCTACCATTGGAAGCGCGGGTAgtcaaatcttcaaaactGGGCTTAGAAATCCTGTCAAAATTACTGTGAGTTCTAAAACGAAAGCACCAACCTCCCTTGGATTATTTTATACCGTGATAGAACCAGAAGCCAAAATTCAACAACTATTAAGTATAATGAACAATTACAAGTTCAAAAAGTGCATAGTTTACTTTCCCACATGCATCTCAGTGACATATTTCTACTCTTTTATGCAATATCTACAGAGAGATAAAAAACTATTGGATGAAGAGGTCGAGTTCTTCTCTTTACACGGTAAATTACAAACCAGTTCTAGACAAAAGACCCTCGATTCCTTCGGCAAATCATTTGGGAAGGCGGTCTTGTTCACAACTGATGTTGCTGCGAGGGGTATCGATATACCTGATGTGGATTTAGTAATTCAATTAGACCCTCCATCAGATACCACAATGTTTTTACATAGATGTGGTAGAACGGGAAGAGCCAACAAAGAGGGCAGAGCCATAACATTTTTAAACAAAGGCagagaagaagattacATACCGTTTTTGGAGGTTAAAAATgtagaattaaaagaaatGCCCCTAAAAATCATCGACCTACCAACCAAAGAACCATTCtatgaaatcttcaaaaattgggtCTTACAGGATAGAGCTCGGTATGACCTCGGTGTAAGATCTTATGTTGCATTTATCAAAAATTACATGAAGCATTCAGCTAGTTCGATCTTCAGACTGCAATCCCTTGATTATGTTGGATTGGCAAAAATGTACGGTTTATTCCGTTTACCGCGTATGCCAGAGATAAATAACTATTTCCAGAATGACACTATCAAGGACGGCTGGATAATAGATCAACCCATTGATATGGATAAGTTCGCATACATGGATAAAAAGCGTGAAAATAAACGTCTCgaattgttgaagaactctaatcaaatcaatgagaaaaaaagggaaaaaatGGAAGCCAAACAAAGAAACACATCATGGTCTAACAAACTGCAATCTAAAGAGGAGAAGTCCACAAGAAAAGCCAAAATGGCgatgaaaagagaagaaatagAGAGGCAAATCGCAGATGGATCTGATAGCGATGAAGACGTACAAGAAGATTGGAAAGAGACTGTGATGCAAAAtaaaaggagaaagaaaaacCAATCTACTGCAGTAACTGGTAGCTTCGATGATTTATAA
- the SNF8 gene encoding ESCRT-II subunit protein SNF8 (highly similar to uniprot|Q12483 Saccharomyces cerevisiae YPL002C SNF8 Component of the ESCRT-II complex which is involved in ubiquitin-dependent sorting of proteins into the endosome appears to be functionally related to SNF7 involved in glucose derepression) — MKRFGLAAFDDQQDDKEYEGISSAVLQRQNNELKEQLAVFQERLVGFAKKHNSEIQANPEFRSKFVRMCLSIGIDPLSLFDKDKHLFNVNDFYYEICVKVIEICRKTKDMNGGVLSFDELEKGYFRRLNVDMGDLEKSIDMLQSLDGGFEIFEIRGKKFLRSVPNELTGDQTKILEICSILGYSSISLLHANLNWKPFRSRAVLNEMVANGLLWIDEQADAEALYWDPSWINVLHE, encoded by the coding sequence atgaaGCGATTTGGATTGGCAGCCTTCGATGATCAACAAGATGATAAGGAGTATGAGGGAATCAGCTCGGCGGTATTACAACGACAAAACaatgaattaaaagagCAATTGGCAGTATTTCAAGAACGTTTGGTTGGTTTTGCCAAAAAGCACAACAGCGAGATTCAAGCGAACCCAGAATTCCGTTCAAAATTCGTACGGATGTGTTTATCCATTGGTATTGATCCCTTAAGCTTGTTCGATAAAGATAAACACTTGTTTAATGTCAACGATTTTTATTATGAAATCTGCGTTAAGGTGATAGAAATTTGCCGGAAGACGAAAGATATGAATGGTGGGGTTTTATCATTTGACGAACTAGAGAAAGGTTATTTCAGACGGTTAAATGTGGACATGggtgatttagaaaagtCCATCGATATGCTCCAAAGTCTTGATGGTGGgtttgaaatctttgaaatcagAGGTAAAAAATTTCTGAGAAGTGTGCCAAACGAACTCACTGGTGATCAGACCAAGATTTTAGAGATTTGTTCCATTTTAGGGTATTCTAGTATATCTCTTTTGCATGCAAATTTGAATTGGAAGCCATTTAGAAGTAGAGCGGTATTGAATGAGATGGTTGCTAATGGTCTTTTATGGATAGATGAACAGGCGGATGCAGAGGCCCTTTATTGGGACCCCTCTTGGATAAATGTATTACACGAATAA
- a CDS encoding uncharacterized protein (highly similar to uniprot|P13298 Saccharomyces cerevisiae YML106W URA5 Fifth step in pyrimidine biosynthesis pathway Orotate phosphoribosyltransferase 1) has protein sequence MPVILEDYQRNFLELAIESEALKFGQFVLNSGRKSPYFFNLGQFNTGKLLTNLATFYAIAIIQSHIKFDVIFGPAYKGIPLASVVCMKLAEIGGSNYQDVHYAFNRNETKDHGEGGNIVGASLTNKRVFIIDDVMTAGKAINEAFELISANGGWAIGCIVALDRQEVVDLSDRNELSATQAVSSRYEIPVLSIVTLLHMMEFFKDKISVEQRQSMEDYYIQYGLG, from the coding sequence ATGCCTGTTATATTGGAAGATTATCAGAGAAATTTTCTCGAATTAGCCATTGAGAGTGAAGCACtcaaatttggtcaatttgTCTTGAATAGTGGTCGTAAGTCCCCAtacttcttcaatttagGCCAATTTAATACTGGTAAATTATTAACCAATTTAGCAACCTTCTATGCTATTGCCATTATTCAGTCACATATTAAATTTGATGTTATATTTGGACCAGCCTATAAAGGAATTCCATTAGCGTCTGTGGTTTGTATGAAATTAGCTGAAATTGGCGGATCTAACTATCAAGATGTTCACTATGCATTCAATAGAAATGAAACTAAAGACCATGGTGAAGGTGGCAATATTGTTGGCGCATCACTGACAAATAAAAGGGTTTTTATTATCGACGATGTGATGACTGCGGGTAAAGCTATTAATGAAGCCTTTGAATTAATATCTGCTAATGGAGGTTGGGCAATTGGTTGTATCGTTGCTCTAGATAGACAAGAGGTGGTTGATTTAAGTGACAGAAATGAGTTAAGTGCTACTCAAGCGGTTAGTAGCAGATATGAAATTCCAGTTTTAAGCATAGTTACACTATTGCACATGATGGAGTTCTTCAAAGATAAAATCTCTGTAGAACAGAGGCAATCAATGGAAGATTATTATATTCAGTATGGTCTCGGTTAA
- the HAT1 gene encoding histone acetyltransferase catalytic subunit HAT1 (similar to uniprot|Q12341 Saccharomyces cerevisiae YPL001W HAT1 Catalytic subunit of the Hat1p-Hat2p histone acetyltransferase complex that uses the cofactor acetyl coenzyme A to acetylate free nuclear and cytoplasmic histone H4 involved in telomeric silencing and DNA double-strand break repair), protein MSVLDFKPEIWTCSANEALKISLVSENAIQFPPAFTYPIYGDAEQIFGYKDLIIHLVFDSVTFKPFVNVKYSDKLKDDAEDVERKLLNFLPKGDVITKDEAKWVDAFHEEQQSFSLPSDEFKVSEYENEGTQFVVYKQSIKEDFTKKLHRRVQIFTLLFIEAASYIDETDDNWEIYWVFNNDTKQCIGFVTTYKYWKYLGAAQFDDSEDIKFRAKISQFLIFPPYQHKGHGSLLYKTLVDSWHQNDDILEITVEDPNESFDDLRDRNDLERLYKEKFFDLVPEQGEISEQWIEAERRKYKLEKRQFHRLIEMILAYKNSENYRLQVKKRLYTKNFDALYDMGEDDRKDALQKSFILLSDDYKRIISSCSFLKHGLESPSDGQDTKKPKRV, encoded by the coding sequence ATGTCAGTATTGGATTTTAAGCCTGAAATTTGGACCTGCTCGGCAAATGAAGCTTTGAAAATCTCACTGGTGAGTGAGAATGCCATTCAGTTCCCACCGGCATTTACATATCCCATCTATGGTGACGCTGAACAAATATTTGGTTATAAAGATTTGATTATTCATTTGGTTTTTGACTCAGTGACGTTCAAACCATTTGTCAATGTCAAGTATTCagataaattgaaagatgatgCAGAGGATGTAGAGCGCAAACTATTGAACTTCCTTCCTAAGGGAGATGTAATAACAAAAGACGAGGCCAAATGGGTGGATGCTTTTCATGAGGAGCAACAGAGTTTTTCTTTACCCTCAGACGAGTTCAAGGTATCAGAGTATGAAAATGAAGGAACCCAATTTGTCGTATACAAGCAAAGCataaaagaagattttacTAAGAAGTTACATCGCCGAGTACAAATCTTTACACTTTTGTTCATCGAGGCAGCTTCTTATATTGATGAAACTGATGATAACTGGGAAATTTATTGGGTTTTCAATAACGACACAAAACAATGCATAGGTTTCGTCACTACCTATAAATATTGGAAATATTTAGGAGCCGCTCAGTTTGATGATTCCGAAGATATTAAATTCAGGGCTAAGATATCCCAATTCCTCATTTTTCCACCTTACCAACACAAAGGCCACGGATCATTACTGTACAAGACTTTAGTAGACTCTTGGCATCAAAACGATGATATTTTAGAGATTACAGTGGAAGACCCAAATGAAAGCTTTGATGATTTAAGAGATCGCAATGATCTGGAAAGATTGTAtaaggaaaaattttttgatcTAGTCCCAGAACAAGGTGAAATATCAGAACAATGGATTGAGGCCGAACGTAGAAAGTAtaaattggagaaaagaCAATTTCATCGTCTGATTGAAATGATACTGGCATACAAAAATTCAGAAAACTACCGGTTGCAGGTCAAAAAGCGGTTATATACTAAAAATTTTGACGCACTATATGACATGGGGGAAGATGATCGGAAAGACGCCTTGCAGAAATCTTTCATACTTCTTTCTGACGACTACAAGCGTATAATATCCTCATGCAGTTTCTTGAAACACGGTTTAGAATCACCCTCTGACGGGCAAGACACCAAGAAGCCGAAGAGAGTTTAA
- the DEG1 gene encoding pseudouridine synthase DEG1 (similar to uniprot|P31115 Saccharomyces cerevisiae YFL001W DEG1 Non-essential tRNA:pseudouridine synthase introduces pseudouridines at position 38 or 39 in tRNA important for maintenance of translation efficiency and normal cell growth localizes to both the nucleus and cytoplasm), whose protein sequence is MGVLQRLFRLINKPGLRSGEMSLPTASNYSAWTKEQLIEKIVELENHQDVQNSKKHKKASPELPKTKRRREFDFSKYNTRFIALKFSYLGWNYNGLAVQKDVTPLPTVEGVIIDALMKCRLVASSNVQDFRFSRCGRTDKGVSAMNQVISLEVRSNLSDEEQKDPSNDTRELQYAQILNHLLPEDIKISAMCLRPPEGFDARYSCEYRHYKYLFSGKGLMLDRMQKAAALYHGEHDFRNFCKLDGSKQITNYTRNILGSEIQHISDNMYCFDLVGSAFLWHQVRCMMAILFLVGQGLEEPSVITNLLDVDKTPQKPIYEMASDLPLILYDCKFPEMEWIQPTSADYKAIKYSKVIESLNLHYQFKATVANMFAECLALQPDSNADFSNKTRINVGDGVGKVVSKYEKMVNRQVMDSAETVNEKYRNRKNTK, encoded by the coding sequence ATGGGAGTTCTTCAGCGTTTGTTTCGTCTGATTAACAAACCTGGCCTAAGATCTGGCGAAATGTCACTCCCAACAGCTTCGAATTACTCAGCTTGGACGAAGGAACAGcttattgaaaaaattgtggAGCTGGAAAATCATCAAGATGTCCAAAATTCTAAGAAACACAAGAAAGCTTCACCTGAACTGCCCAAaaccaaaagaagaagggaATTCGACTTCTCGAAGTACAATACGAGATTCATTGCATTAAAATTTTCTTATCTGGGATGGAACTATAACGGTTTAGCTGTACAGAAGGATGTGACCCCATTACCAACCGTGGAGGGCGTGATTATTGATGCATTAATGAAATGCAGGTTAGTTGCGTCATCTAATGTACAAGATTTCAGATTTAGTAGATGTGGTAGGACAGACAAGGGTGTTAGCGCTATGAACCAAGTTATTTCTTTGGAAGTGAGATCCAATCTGAGTGACGAAGAACAAAAGGACCCATCAAATGATACTCGTGAGCTTCAATACGCGCAGATTCTGAACCATTTATTACCGGAAGATATCAAGATATCGGCTATGTGTTTAAGGCCTCCTGAGGGGTTCGATGCGAGGTACAGTTGTGAATACCGACATTACAAGTACTTGTTCAGTGGGAAAGGCTTGATGTTAGACCGAATGCAAAAGGCGGCAGCTCTTTACCATGGTGAACATGATTTTAGgaatttttgcaaattAGATGGCTCTAAACAAATAACCAATTATACCAGAAATATTTTGGGTTCCGAAATACAACACATTTCCGATAATATGTATTGTTTTGACTTAGTTGGAAGTGCCTTCCTGTGGCATCAAGTACGTTGTATGATGGCTATCCTTTTCCTTGTGGGACAAGGCTTGGAAGAACCATCGGTCATCACCAATCTTCTTGATGTGGATAAAACACCACAAAAACCCATCTACGAGATGGCTAGTGATCTCCCATTAATTCTCTATGACTGTAAGTTTCCAGAAATGGAGTGGATACAGCCCACCTCAGCGGACTACAAAGCCATCAAGTACAGTAAAGTAATTGAATCTCTGAATTTACATTATCAGTTTAAAGCTACTGTAGCTAATATGTTTGCAGAATGTTTAGCTTTACAGCCCGATTCTAATGCTGATTTTTCTAACAAGACTAGGATTAACGTAGGTGATGGTGTGGGTAAAGTTGTCTCTAAATATGAAAAGATGGTCAACAGACAAGTCATGGACTCTGCAGAGACTGtaaatgaaaaatataGAAATAGAAAGAATACCAAATAG
- a CDS encoding uncharacterized protein (no similarity), whose product MEGLSPLESIDSNADLFSNVALKLTATPAVTGYDCNSTVSTGIKRRSITSKIPAWFQKWDNSDFNKQSTNSGSRSHKFRFWLNEKDDLDPSEDQLFSSPEDISINTQASIYNDRISLDLFPDDEHDENVEEIGKTSSSQASIYEFDYKELEFLNVPSTDATFTSQVSIYQLGGAADAEPSIRKANLGHSSILHAPIYGFDEPDLIFETPREDDHLLKECKHTVGSDITLNTRTALYELSDEKYYLESLQDVLMFGKGMNDVVNAPVGNPSSIYGTRMGHNSGTAFEVFLESCLDTDSSWEAYEAEYNKTSDAKFGSSVAKRKSRLRTLLHYLKNKFSNKRIVSEMQLLKTLWHSILISRKNAYEYYHYC is encoded by the coding sequence ATGGAAGGTTTGAGTCCCCTGGAATCGATTGACTCCAATGCTGATCTATTTTCTAATGTTGCATTAAAATTGACCGCTACACCTGCTGTGACAGGTTATGACTGTAACAGCACCGTCTCTACAGGCATCAAGAGGCGAAGCATAACATCTAAAATCCCAGCATGGTTCCAAAAATGGGACAATTCTGATTTTAATAAGCAAAGTACAAACTCAGGCAGCAGATCTCATAAATTCAGATTTTGGCTTAACGAGAAAGACGATCTAGATCCATCTGAGGACCAATTGTTTAGCTCACCTGAAGATATTAGTATTAACACTCAGGCTTCGATTTATAACGATCGGATTTCTTTAGACTTGTTTCCGGATGATGAACATGATGAAAATGTCGAAGAAATTGGCAAAACATCTAGTTCACAGGCGTCCATCTATGAATTTGATTATAAAGaacttgaatttttaaatgtTCCCTCTACCGATGCCACTTTCACTTCTCAGGTTTCTATTTATCAACTCGGTGGTGCCGCTGACGCTGAACCCAGCATTCGTAAAGCAAACCTTGGTCATAGTTCCATTCTCCATGCACCAATCTACGGTTTCGATGAGCCGGATCTCATTTTCGAGACTCCTAGAGAAGATGACCATTTGTTGAAAGAATGTAAACACACCGTTGGCTCAGATATAACTTTAAACACGCGAACCGCTCTATATGAATTAAGTGATGAAAAGTATTATTTGGAGTCCCTGCAAGATGTGCTCATGTTCGGTAAGGGAATGAACGATGTTGTCAATGCTCCTGTTGGCAATCCTTCGTCGATCTACGGCACGAGAATGGGACACAATTCTGGCACCGCTTTCGAGGTCTTCTTGGAATCTTGCTTAGACACAGATTCTTCTTGGGAAGCATATGAAGCTGAATATAATAAAACTAGTGATGCGAAGTTCGGTTCCTCTGTTGCCAAACGAAAATCTCGACTAAGGACGTTACTTCATTATCTCAAGAATAAGTTTTCCAACAAACGAATCGTCTCTGAGATGCAATTGCTGAAAACTCTTTGGCATTCAATCCTCATAAGTCGAAAAAATGCTTATGagtattatcattactGTTGA
- the ULA1 gene encoding Ula1p (similar to uniprot|Q12059 Saccharomyces cerevisiae YPL003W ULA1 Protein that acts together with Uba3p to activate Rub1p before its conjugation to proteins (neddylation) which may play a role in protein degradation) produces MDRFDRQLRLWGGFGHELLTNGQICFIVERRDDPLLLEVQRHLLLAGISSYLVLHSDKQHTPAKDAFAFIDENQELQALNPEIKPQWNFLPWSRIQTQSFKDISVIVLINCRDAHMLQELSIRREHSINFPPVLVAAVNYPLAYMYLWLKEIHFVVTTNPEYVVPDLRINEPWDEVLQYTESLDFGKLREEELAEIPYPLILSSALRATSQDERPLHQKLDDFYLKYSQQALNDSNYRQAKRYARQVSRSSELGRQRVKQLLNRLQIYQRSNWHDSFNGKFMTLCQALGQFLDQYHQLPLPSEFPDMEAGTQIYNDLKMIYQKKAREDCETMEAIVARLGFPDFPRMLVKKFCDNINYWTLLEPIVNESSVPGIYSSTELTRYLNEQEVTISTHEKKLLENLLSLAEDSYDSHTLVSSFPATAFLGGAVAQEVVKLVTHQYVPIDNTFVYDLISDESSTIKL; encoded by the coding sequence ATGGACAGATTCGATAGGCAGTTAAGACTTTGGGGTGGTTTTGGCCATGAACTTTTAACAAACGGGCAAATTTGCTTTATTGTTGAAAGACGCGATGATCCTTTGTTGCTAGAAGTTCAGAGACACTTATTGTTAGCTGGGATAAGTAGCTACCTAGTTCTTCATTCTGATAAACAACATACGCCTGCAAAGGATGCATTTGCATTTATCGATGAGAATCAGGAACTTCAAGCCCTTAATCCTGAAATTAAACCTCAATGGAATTTTTTGCCATGGTCAAGGATACAGACACAGAGCTTTAAGGATATTTCAGTTATAGTATTGATCAATTGTAGGGATGCTCATATGTTACAGGAACTTTCAATCAGAAGAGAACATTCCATAAACTTTCCTCCCGTCCTTGTTGCAGCTGTTAATTATCCTTTAGCATATATGTATCTGTGGTTGAAGGAAATTCATTTCGTTGTAACTACGAATCCAGAATATGTAGTGCCAGATTTGAGAATTAACGAACCCTGGGATGAAGTTTTACAGTACACAGAATCTTtagattttggaaaattacGAGAGGAAGAGTTAGCAGAGATACCATATCCTCTAATTCTTTCTAGTGCATTGAGGGCAACTTCGCAGGACGAACGCCCTCTGCATCAGAAATTGGATGacttttatttgaaatataGTCAACAGGCACTGAATGATTCCAATTACAGGCAGGCAAAACGTTACGCCCGTCAAGTAAGCCGGAGCAGTGAATTAGGCAGGCAAAGAGTCAAGCAATTGTTGAATCGTCTCCAAATTTATCAGCGGTCAAACTGGCACGATTCTTTCAACGGGAAATTCATGACACTTTGTCAAGCTTTGGGTCAGTTTTTGGATCAATATCATCAACTTCCCTTGCCAAGTGAATTTCCTGACATGGAAGCAGGTACTCAGATTTACAatgatttaaaaatgatttatCAGAAAAAGGCAAGAGAGGATTGCGAAACAATGGAAGCCATAGTAGCACGATTAGGATTTCCAGATTTTCCGAGAATGTTAGTTAAAAAATTCTGTGACAACATTAATTATTGGACTTTATTGGAGCCAATTGTCAACGAATCATCTGTACCTGGAATATATTCTAGCACGGAATTAACGAGATACTTAAATGAACAGGAGGTAACAATATCGACacatgaaaaaaaattgttagaaaATCTTCTTAGCCTTGCTGAAGACTCCTACGATTCACATACATTGGTAAGTTCCTTCCCAGCTACGGCATTTTTGGGTGGTGCAGTAGCCCAGGAAGTGGTTAAACTTGTCACCCACCAATATGTACCCATCGACAACACTTTTGTCTATGATTTAATTTCTGACGAAAGTTCGACTATAAAGCTTTGA
- the LSP1 gene encoding lipid-binding protein LSP1 (highly similar to uniprot|Q12230 Saccharomyces cerevisiae YPL004C LSP1 Long chain base-responsive inhibitor of protein kinases Phk1p and Phk2p acts along with Pil1p to down-regulate heat stress resistance via regulation of the Pkc1p and Ypk1p pathways phosphorylated by Phk1p and Phk2p): MHRTYSLRNQRVPTASQIQSPPPPPSSTKSKFFGKASIASTFRKNAAGNFGPDLARKLSQLVSTEKGVLRSLEVVAYERRAAARQLSLWGVDNDDDVSDVTDKLGVLIFELGELQDQFIDKYDQYRVTLKSIRNIEASVQPTRNRKEKITDEIAHLKYKDPHSPKIPVLEQELVRAEAESLVAEAQLSNITRERMKAAYNYQFDSMRELAEKFALIAGYGKALLELLDDSPVTPGETRSAYDGYDASKQIIMDAEAALESWTLDSAAVKPTLSFHQTVDDVYDEVDDEEGVVPEEEWAEEEVVEEVPEHAHEEGHGVAGQHADHYGHHHTE, encoded by the coding sequence atgcACAGAACTTATTCGCTAAGGAACCAAAGAGTCCCAACTGCTTCTCAAATTCAGTctccaccaccaccaccatctaGTACTAAGTCAAAATTCTTCGGTAAGGCTTCTATTGCTTCCACCTTTAGAAAAAATGCTGCTGGTAACTTTGGACCAGATTTGGCCAGAAAGCTATCTCAATTGGTTAGTACTGAAAAGGGTGTTCTAAGATCTTTGGAAGTTGTCGCATACGAAAGAAGAGCTGCTGCTAGACAACTTTCCCTATGGGGTGTTGATAACGACGATGACGTTTCTGATGTCACCGACAAATTGGGTGTTCTTATCTTTGAATTAGGTGAATTGcaagatcaattcatcGATAAGTACGACCAATACCGTGTCactttaaaatcaattagAAACATCGAAGCTTCTGTTCAACCAACAAGAAACCgtaaagaaaagatcacTGATGAAATTGCTCACTTGAAATACAAAGACCCTCACTCTCCAAAGATTCCAGTTTTGGAACAAGAGTTGGTTCGTGCTGAAGCTGAATCTCTAGTGGCAGAGGCCCAATTATCTAATATCACCAGAGAGAGAATGAAGGCAGCTTACAACTACCAATTCGACTCTATGAGAGAATTGGCTGAAAAGTTTGCCTTGATTGCCGGTTACGGTAAGGCCCTATTGGAATTGTTAGACGATTCTCCTGTGACTCCAGGTGAAACCAGATCTGCTTACGATGGTTACGATGCATCTAAGCAAATTATTATGGATGCTGAAGCTGCATTGGAATCTTGGACTCTTGATTCCGCTGCGGTTAAGCCAACTCTATCATTCCACCAAACTGTCGATGACGTTTACGATGAAGTCGATGACGAAGAGGGTGTGGTTCCTGAAGAGGAATGggcagaagaagaggttGTTGAAGAGGTCCCTGAACATGCTCACGAGGAAGGCCATGGTGTGGCAGGTCAACATGCTGACCACTACGGTCATCACCACACCGAGTga